GATCGTCGCCCACAGCTCTCGGTGTTCGGGCGCGGAGGGGTCGAATCCCTGGGCGATCTGCTGGAACTTGAAGCCGACGAGGTCGAGGTCCTCGACGCAGCGGATCGCCTCCTCGACGCAGTCGTCTTTGAGGGGGTCGACGGAGCCAAAGCCGATGAAGAAGTCGTCGTACTCGTCGCGCACCTCCGCGACGTAGTCGTTGGGCACCGGTGGGTTGCCCGTGTTGGTCTCGGCGTCCCACCCCAGCAGGACGGCACGGCCGACGCCGACCTCGTGGTACTCCTCGATCATGTGCTCGTAGGTATCGGTCTCGAGGTCGGTACCGAAGCGGTCGGCGGCGTCTTTCATCATCTGGCCGCCCGCGTCGTGGAGGAACTCGCTGGTGGGCTGGTGTGCGTGCGTGTCGATCGCTCGCGGCCCGTCGGCCGCCTCGAGCGCTGTCGGGAGTGCCATACTGGTGGGTGCGTGCCGACGCGCTAAAAGCTGCCACGATTTTGGCCCGATCACAGCTCGAGGACGAGCTCCTCCCCGTCTCGCTCGAAGCTCGTGCCGAACGGCTCGGAGCGCTCGCGCATCCGGTCGCGCGACCAGGAGGCGGCGGGTTCGGTCGCCCGGTAGACGGCGCAGTTGTCGATCCGGGTGGGGAAGAGGCGCAGCTCGCCGATCTCGCCCGTGTCAGGCTCGAGCCGGGCCTCGAAGAGGAAGCTCCGATCGTTGTGCAGCCGACGATCGATCGCGTAGTCGTCGACGAAGTCGCCGCAGTCGTAGCAGACGGGGACGCCGTCGATCACCTCGATCCCCTGGAAGACGTGTGCGCTGTGGCCGTGGATCAGGTCGACGCCCTCCTCGACGAGAAAGCGAGCGAACCGGCGGTGGGCCGGTGCGGGTTCTTCGACCATGTTCGGTCCCCAGTGCAGCGAGGCGACGAGCAGGTCCGACCGCTCGTCCCGCGCGGCCAGCAGCGCCTCGCGGGCTCGTTCTCGAGCCGCCTCCTCGTCGTCCTCGATCGGGAGGAACGCCGTTCCCGGCTCGTCCCCCGCTGCGGCGTACTCGGGCGTGTTGTCGGTGAACGAGACGAACGTCACCCGCAGGTCGCCCACGGTGATCGTCGCTGGTTCGAACGCCTCGGTCTCGTCTCTGCCCGCGCCCGTGTGAGCGATGCCGGCGTCCTCGAGTTCCGAAAGCGTGTCGTAGAGGGCGGGCTCTTCGAAGTCGAGGACGTGGTTGTTCGCCAGTGCGGCGAACGAGACGTCGACGTCCTCGAGGGCGGGGACGGCCCAGTCGGGATCGGCGCGGAAGTGAAACGGACGATGCGTCAGGGTCCACGGCTGGCCTCGCGTCGAGAGCGCACACTCGAGGTTGATCGCCAGCGCGTCGAGCGAGCGAAGGTGCTCGCGGAGGTCGCCCCAGACGGCGCCGACGGATCGGTTCCGGTGACGCTCGTCGACGAGTCGACCGAGCATGACGTCGCCGGTCAACCCGAGCCGAAGGGAGGTGGCCATAGTCGGTCGAGTACGGCTCGCACGGTGATAAAGGAAAACCCGAAATCGGCTGTCGCTGTCGAGGTGCCCACAGAACTATATGCTTCTCGAGGCTGCGTGTAACCGAGGTGAACCCAATGCACTTTCTCGTTGCAACCGACGGCTCCACGGAGAGCGAGGAGGCACTCGAGCACGCGATCGACCTCGCCGCCGCCGCGGGTGCGCGCCTGACCGTGGTCAACGCCGTCCAGCCGCGGATCCGGTCGGGTGGCCTCGAGCCGACCCGGTCGCTCTCCGACGCCGAGCGCCGACTGATCGTCGAGAACGTCGAGGAGGCGGAAGCTCGCGGGGAAGCGATCCTCGAGCGCGCCGCCGAGACGGTCTCGGAGGCGGGGGTCGACGTCGACACCGAGTTGCTGTACGGTAGTCCCGTCGAGACCATCGTCGAGTACGCCGACCCCGACGTCCACGACGTTCTCGTCGTCGGCCACCGGGGACTGTCCGGTCGGGCCGAGTCGCTGCTCGGGAGCACCGCGAGTGAACTCATCCGTCGGGCACCCGTGCCGGTCACGGTCGTCAGGTGAGGCCGTCGGCCCGGCCGGGGTCGGCCGGACGACTGGGCTCGTCTCGTCCCCGTCAGCCTCAGGAGTTCGCTCGCCGAACGGTGACCACCGGGACGTCAGCGAGCCTGACGACTCGCTCCGTGACGCTCCCGAGGAGATAGCGACCGATCCCCGTCCGGCCGTGGGTTCCCATGACGATCAGGTCGACGTCCTGGTCCGCAGTGTACTCGAGGATCGTCCGGTGTGGCGTCCCGCGCGCGAGTTTCGTGGTGATTCGATCCCGTTCGAGGCCAGCCTCGTGGGCCCGTTCGGCGACGTCCTCGAGGATGTGCTCGCCCGCGGACTCGAATTCCTCGACGATCGTTCCGACCTCGATGTCACCCGTGACGACGCTCGCGTCGACGACGTAGAGGACGTGTAACTCGGCGTCGTACTGCCCAGCGAGGTCGACGGCGTGCTCGAGTGCGTCGTCGGTCGCCTCGCCGCCGTCAGTCGGGAGGAGGATTCGCCGGTACATGCCTCCGAAGAGGAGACCAACGGGCAAAACAGTGTGCCCCGAACGGCTCGTGTCGGTCTCGGTCGGCCGGACGGGGTGTGCACTCGGCCCGGACGGGTTTCGGGTACCGAAGCGTTATTCCCGTACGCCGGTGAATCGTCGACAATGACAGTGCCCTCGCCGTTCACCGCGCCCCTCGTATCAGTTGCCGACGACCCGAACGTCACCAGGGTTCGATGTCGGTCGACGAACTGACCCTGCGCGCCGACGAGGCGGCCCGTCGGTCGGCGGAGCTCTACCGGCGCCTCGAGAACCGGTACGACGAGTTTCTCCCTCGCGAGCGGACGCGCCGCATCTCACGACATCGATTCAGCACGCTCCTCGAGCGGATCAGACGTACGGGGCTTCCGTACGGCGTCCATACGATCGTCTACCGGGACTCCGGCGAACTCCTGCTGGTTCGCCACGAGGGGGTCGACCGATGGGTGCTCCCCGGCGGGGGGATCGACGGCGACGAATCGTTGCTCGAGGCGGCCCGCCGCGAACTCGCCGAGGAGGCAGGCGTCGAGGCGCGATACGACGGACTCGCGATGCTCACCCGGATCGAACTCGCCACCGGCGGCTACCGGACCTGGGGCGTCCTCCCGATCTTCGCCGCCAGCGCGGAGACGCTCGAACTCGACGTGACCGATCCCGACGGAGAGATATCCATGGCGCGCTGGTTCGAGGAACTCCCGGAGGACACGCGCGACCGCGACGAACTGCTCGCCTGGCGGCGGCGAATGCTCGAGTGACGACCTGCGCTGGCCGCGACGAC
This portion of the Natronobeatus ordinarius genome encodes:
- a CDS encoding amidohydrolase family protein; translation: MALPTALEAADGPRAIDTHAHQPTSEFLHDAGGQMMKDAADRFGTDLETDTYEHMIEEYHEVGVGRAVLLGWDAETNTGNPPVPNDYVAEVRDEYDDFFIGFGSVDPLKDDCVEEAIRCVEDLDLVGFKFQQIAQGFDPSAPEHRELWATIEGLEVPVVFHGGNSTLGACSPGGRGLKIKYGNPMLIDDVAAEFPELQILIAHPAYPWEKEQLAICQQKGNVYMDLSGWMPRYIDDQVLHYAKTLLKDKVMFGTDYPMLEPKPWLEQFAELEFPEEIQRKILWETAEEFLGL
- a CDS encoding CapA family protein, which codes for MATSLRLGLTGDVMLGRLVDERHRNRSVGAVWGDLREHLRSLDALAINLECALSTRGQPWTLTHRPFHFRADPDWAVPALEDVDVSFAALANNHVLDFEEPALYDTLSELEDAGIAHTGAGRDETEAFEPATITVGDLRVTFVSFTDNTPEYAAAGDEPGTAFLPIEDDEEAARERAREALLAARDERSDLLVASLHWGPNMVEEPAPAHRRFARFLVEEGVDLIHGHSAHVFQGIEVIDGVPVCYDCGDFVDDYAIDRRLHNDRSFLFEARLEPDTGEIGELRLFPTRIDNCAVYRATEPAASWSRDRMRERSEPFGTSFERDGEELVLEL
- a CDS encoding universal stress protein, with the translated sequence MHFLVATDGSTESEEALEHAIDLAAAAGARLTVVNAVQPRIRSGGLEPTRSLSDAERRLIVENVEEAEARGEAILERAAETVSEAGVDVDTELLYGSPVETIVEYADPDVHDVLVVGHRGLSGRAESLLGSTASELIRRAPVPVTVVR
- a CDS encoding universal stress protein is translated as MYRRILLPTDGGEATDDALEHAVDLAGQYDAELHVLYVVDASVVTGDIEVGTIVEEFESAGEHILEDVAERAHEAGLERDRITTKLARGTPHRTILEYTADQDVDLIVMGTHGRTGIGRYLLGSVTERVVRLADVPVVTVRRANS
- a CDS encoding NUDIX hydrolase; this encodes MSVDELTLRADEAARRSAELYRRLENRYDEFLPRERTRRISRHRFSTLLERIRRTGLPYGVHTIVYRDSGELLLVRHEGVDRWVLPGGGIDGDESLLEAARRELAEEAGVEARYDGLAMLTRIELATGGYRTWGVLPIFAASAETLELDVTDPDGEISMARWFEELPEDTRDRDELLAWRRRMLE